From Synoicihabitans lomoniglobus, the proteins below share one genomic window:
- a CDS encoding PD-(D/E)XK nuclease family protein, whose amino-acid sequence MSSLPDSATASPALTVLPWDQPVPRTVAKWLAEEVAWRGDEPLDLGDWVVVVPSRGAGRRLREALAVLAAASGQAVFPPRVMMPEALPATLAALPAIASRSEAQMAWVRVLLEARLSEYRAVIPLDPPRRDFNWAHALATRLQRVQGELGEEGLRMVDVAATPDFPETVRWQQLARLEGAFDDVLAGAGLTARAAAERRALSAVTLPPGCRRAAVLAAPDLLAVARRYLEALAMHVRVDVVVVGEPDEDGAARFDAWGRPRTDHWSPRPFALPAFDQQVRLEPDPSAQAQRIATIAAQAPEPDEWLTVTLADPAVAAPLQNELTNAGLPCFNPEGEPWARGPLYGLLGGWAELLAEPSVRAVGHLLHQPDLLKYWSASPVDFSAETLLKQWDRLRGEFLPTDLAAAQRQAARFPMLARALADLDRWRQRLLREPFGESAIAVLGEFYAGRAIASGSALADAAEHWVETVQTVDRAARLYDALTTAERWQWALRVFTEGARFGPKPAGALELGGWLELLWSDAPRLVLAGANDGCLPDAVSGDAFLPEALREMLGLRTNAERLARDAYLLAAAVASRPGPRDVEILVGKTTRAGEPLRPSSLLLLTRDADLPGRVRHLFRAAASRGANLPWRRAWRMDPRQAPPPVRVSVTALRDWMACPFRFYLKHVLRMEALDLAKVELDARDFGTLVHAALQAMGEDEALRDSADEAILSAGLLAKFDAEAQARFGENRSLPLVIQLESGRQRLRRAAALQAQIRTDGWRIEAVEHEFSIPIGPLQVRGKIDRIDRHDDGRVRVIDYKTSDAPAAPLDAHLGRVREADLARPEWLRWEWAGKEKRWVDLQLPLYCRALAADYGTELSCAYFNLSKAVGETDLSFWPEGDPALQAAAEACAEHIAAAIGAGEFWPPVEEMGWGDEDWATLFHHGVAASVADGWIQQGGAS is encoded by the coding sequence ATGAGTTCCTTGCCCGACTCTGCTACCGCTTCTCCTGCTTTGACTGTGTTGCCGTGGGATCAACCCGTGCCGCGCACCGTGGCGAAATGGTTGGCCGAGGAAGTGGCGTGGCGTGGCGACGAGCCGTTGGATTTGGGCGATTGGGTGGTGGTCGTGCCCAGCCGGGGAGCGGGGCGTCGTTTGCGTGAAGCGTTGGCCGTGCTCGCCGCCGCAAGCGGTCAGGCGGTTTTTCCCCCACGGGTGATGATGCCCGAGGCGTTGCCGGCGACCTTGGCCGCGCTGCCAGCGATCGCCAGTCGCAGCGAAGCGCAGATGGCCTGGGTGCGAGTATTGCTGGAGGCGCGGTTGTCGGAATATCGGGCAGTGATTCCGTTGGACCCGCCTCGCCGGGATTTTAACTGGGCCCACGCGCTGGCGACACGGTTGCAGCGCGTGCAGGGCGAGTTGGGGGAGGAGGGCCTGCGCATGGTCGATGTCGCGGCCACGCCCGACTTTCCCGAGACGGTGCGGTGGCAGCAACTCGCCCGCCTCGAGGGCGCTTTCGACGACGTATTGGCCGGAGCGGGACTTACCGCGCGCGCTGCGGCAGAACGCCGGGCGCTGAGCGCGGTGACGCTGCCACCGGGGTGTCGTCGTGCGGCCGTGCTGGCCGCCCCCGATTTGTTGGCGGTGGCTCGCCGCTACTTGGAAGCGTTGGCGATGCACGTGCGCGTGGATGTGGTGGTGGTGGGTGAGCCCGATGAAGATGGGGCGGCTCGATTTGATGCGTGGGGGCGTCCGCGCACGGACCATTGGTCGCCACGTCCCTTTGCCCTGCCCGCGTTTGATCAACAAGTGCGGTTGGAACCCGACCCGAGCGCGCAGGCGCAACGCATCGCGACCATTGCCGCGCAGGCCCCCGAGCCGGACGAATGGTTGACGGTGACACTGGCGGACCCGGCGGTGGCGGCACCGTTGCAAAACGAGCTCACCAACGCCGGATTGCCATGCTTTAATCCGGAGGGGGAACCGTGGGCGCGCGGGCCGTTGTATGGATTGCTCGGCGGGTGGGCGGAGTTGCTGGCGGAACCGTCGGTGCGGGCGGTCGGGCACCTGTTGCATCAACCTGATTTGTTGAAGTATTGGTCGGCGTCCCCAGTCGACTTTTCGGCCGAAACCTTGCTCAAACAGTGGGACCGTTTACGGGGAGAGTTTTTACCGACCGATCTGGCGGCGGCGCAGCGGCAGGCGGCGCGATTTCCGATGTTGGCGCGGGCGCTGGCGGATTTGGACCGTTGGCGGCAACGCCTGCTCCGGGAACCTTTTGGCGAGTCGGCCATTGCGGTGCTGGGCGAGTTCTACGCGGGGCGCGCGATCGCGTCGGGCTCCGCTTTGGCCGATGCGGCCGAGCATTGGGTGGAAACGGTCCAGACGGTGGATCGCGCCGCGCGGTTGTATGACGCGCTGACTACGGCGGAGCGTTGGCAATGGGCTTTGCGCGTCTTTACAGAGGGAGCGCGATTTGGCCCCAAACCGGCCGGGGCCTTGGAGCTCGGAGGATGGTTGGAATTGCTCTGGAGCGACGCGCCGCGACTGGTGCTGGCGGGGGCCAACGACGGATGTTTACCCGACGCCGTTTCCGGTGACGCCTTTCTGCCGGAAGCACTGCGGGAGATGCTGGGGCTGCGCACCAACGCGGAGCGTCTTGCCCGCGATGCTTATCTGCTGGCGGCCGCCGTCGCGTCGCGGCCCGGACCGCGCGACGTGGAGATTTTGGTCGGCAAAACGACACGAGCCGGGGAGCCGCTGCGGCCTTCGTCGTTGCTGTTGCTCACGCGCGACGCCGATCTACCCGGTCGGGTGCGTCATCTGTTTCGGGCCGCTGCCTCGCGGGGGGCGAACCTGCCATGGCGGCGGGCGTGGCGGATGGACCCGCGGCAGGCCCCGCCCCCGGTGCGTGTATCCGTCACGGCGTTACGGGATTGGATGGCGTGTCCGTTTCGCTTTTATCTGAAGCACGTGCTGCGCATGGAGGCGCTGGACTTGGCCAAGGTGGAGCTCGACGCGCGTGACTTCGGCACACTGGTGCACGCGGCCCTGCAGGCGATGGGGGAGGACGAGGCGCTGCGCGACAGCGCGGACGAGGCGATCTTGAGCGCCGGTTTGTTGGCCAAGTTCGACGCGGAGGCGCAGGCCCGTTTTGGCGAAAATCGCAGTTTGCCGTTGGTCATCCAGTTGGAATCCGGGCGACAGCGGTTGCGCCGGGCGGCGGCTTTGCAGGCACAAATCCGGACCGACGGATGGCGCATCGAAGCGGTGGAACACGAATTCTCGATCCCGATCGGTCCGCTGCAGGTGCGCGGTAAAATCGATCGGATTGACCGCCACGACGACGGCCGGGTGCGGGTCATCGACTATAAGACATCCGATGCTCCCGCCGCGCCGCTGGATGCGCATTTGGGCCGGGTGCGGGAGGCCGATTTAGCGCGTCCGGAGTGGCTGCGTTGGGAGTGGGCCGGAAAGGAAAAGCGCTGGGTCGATCTGCAACTGCCGCTCTATTGTCGCGCCTTGGCGGCGGATTACGGCACCGAGCTGAGTTGTGCCTATTTCAACCTTTCCAAGGCGGTGGGGGAAACCGATCTGTCTTTCTGGCCGGAGGGCGACCCTGCGCTGCAGGCGGCGGCCGAGGCCTGCGCGGAGCATATCGCGGCGGCGATCGGTGCGGGTGAATTCTGGCCGCCGGTGGAGGAAATGGGGTGGGGGGACGAGGACTGGGCCACGTTGTTTCATCACGGGGTGGCCGCCAGTGTCGCCGATGGATGGATACAACAGGGAGGGGCGTCGTGA
- a CDS encoding response regulator, whose translation MSLIESPPRNSRILIVDDSVLVREGIRSVIQTHNSEDRLEVCGEAGSVAEAIEQALLLKPDLILLDIRLPDGTGFSACRTILKSLPSTRVIVLTSFSNDGFVYEAITSGVTGYLMKEIDPAGLMNAIHCVLSGKSILSPDITAGVMQRLRGEEPRAGDTSLKDLSAQEFRVLARVAEGKTNKQIGDELSLSDNTVKNYLGSVFDKLQVRRRSQAAAVFIQSQNQKERGADWT comes from the coding sequence ATGAGTCTCATCGAATCCCCGCCGCGCAATTCACGCATCCTCATCGTGGATGACAGCGTGTTGGTCCGGGAAGGGATTCGCTCCGTGATTCAAACGCACAACTCCGAGGACCGCCTGGAAGTTTGCGGCGAGGCCGGTTCTGTCGCCGAGGCCATCGAACAAGCCCTGCTCCTGAAACCGGACTTGATCCTGCTGGATATTCGGCTGCCGGACGGAACCGGGTTTTCCGCCTGCCGCACCATTCTCAAGTCTTTGCCCAGCACGCGAGTTATCGTGCTGACGTCCTTTTCCAACGACGGATTCGTTTACGAGGCGATCACCAGCGGCGTCACCGGTTACCTCATGAAGGAGATCGACCCGGCGGGCTTGATGAACGCGATCCACTGCGTGCTGAGCGGTAAATCAATTCTCTCCCCCGACATCACGGCCGGAGTCATGCAACGGCTGCGCGGCGAAGAGCCCCGGGCCGGCGACACCAGCTTGAAAGATTTGTCCGCCCAGGAGTTTCGGGTGCTGGCGCGCGTGGCGGAAGGCAAAACCAACAAACAAATCGGCGACGAGCTCAGCCTCAGCGATAACACCGTTAAGAACTACCTCGGCAGCGTCTTCGATAAATTGCAGGTCAGAAGGCGCTCCCAAGCCGCCGCGGTTTTCATTCAGTCGCAGAACCAAAAAGAGCGCGGCGCTGATTGGACCTAG
- a CDS encoding PilW family protein, whose amino-acid sequence MITITRSPDRNRQRGISLVEVMVGATIAAFVMTGVMTTFLFLGRSGANISNYAEMESEARVGLEYFAQDTRQASELTWNSANSVTLTVNGVAITYAHDAAAKTFTRQAGAGATTTMIDGILTFKFDGYMITGAQVDVSDLSTIAKRDAASDVTKQLQVYLKASRVTTTVSAATNTVLSARYILRNKRVSA is encoded by the coding sequence ATGATTACTATTACACGCTCGCCCGATCGTAACCGCCAGCGGGGTATCTCACTCGTCGAAGTCATGGTCGGGGCCACGATTGCGGCCTTCGTGATGACGGGGGTCATGACCACGTTTTTGTTTCTGGGCCGCAGTGGCGCCAACATCAGCAACTATGCCGAGATGGAAAGCGAAGCCCGCGTGGGGCTGGAGTATTTTGCCCAGGACACGCGGCAAGCATCGGAGCTGACGTGGAACTCGGCCAACAGTGTCACCCTGACGGTCAACGGCGTTGCCATCACCTATGCGCATGACGCCGCCGCCAAGACCTTCACTCGCCAGGCCGGTGCCGGGGCCACCACCACCATGATCGATGGGATTCTTACCTTCAAATTCGACGGTTACATGATCACGGGCGCCCAGGTCGATGTCAGCGATCTGTCGACCATCGCCAAACGGGACGCGGCCAGCGATGTCACCAAGCAATTGCAGGTCTACCTGAAGGCATCCCGGGTCACCACCACCGTCTCGGCCGCGACCAACACCGTG
- the rpsT gene encoding 30S ribosomal protein S20, producing the protein MANTTSALKAARQTERNTARNKAVKTRLKTLRKKLNTAVEAGDKDAVKTAGSALASAMDRATKSGVVHRNASARTKSHVAKILAK; encoded by the coding sequence ATGGCAAACACCACGTCCGCACTCAAAGCCGCTCGCCAGACCGAGCGCAACACCGCCCGCAACAAAGCGGTAAAGACCCGTCTGAAGACTCTCCGCAAGAAGCTCAACACCGCTGTCGAAGCCGGTGACAAGGATGCGGTCAAAACGGCGGGCTCCGCCTTGGCCTCCGCCATGGATCGCGCCACCAAGTCCGGCGTCGTGCATCGCAACGCTTCCGCCCGGACCAAGTCCCACGTGGCCAAGATCCTCGCCAAGTAA